A portion of the Eubacterium maltosivorans genome contains these proteins:
- a CDS encoding MerR family transcriptional regulator: MLTIGAFSKISNVTTKTLRYYDEIGLIKPVYVNDENGYRYYSATQLETVLLIGKLKWYGFSLDEIAEVLKNPEDNTFILSQIREKEAVLRETAQHYQMLLSLLEKDISNLERGKNIMAYLEQIEVKLVETKPMPILSIRKKMNVKDSQKYIMELMKTVQDKGLTLTAGPMSIFHDEVYDPENYDMEDAVAIREAEESTRILEGGFCVMSVLKGAYTELPSVYAKIREWIEEEGYTVSGAPYEIYQTDPTQVLPEENITEIYVPVKK; the protein is encoded by the coding sequence ATGCTGACCATTGGTGCATTTTCAAAAATCAGTAATGTTACCACTAAAACACTGCGGTATTACGATGAAATCGGCCTGATCAAACCGGTTTATGTCAATGATGAGAACGGATACCGTTATTATTCGGCCACCCAGCTGGAGACTGTTTTGCTCATAGGCAAGCTGAAATGGTACGGCTTCTCACTGGACGAAATTGCCGAAGTGCTTAAGAATCCCGAGGATAACACCTTTATTCTCTCGCAGATCAGGGAGAAGGAGGCAGTTCTGAGGGAGACAGCACAGCATTATCAGATGCTTCTCTCCTTGCTGGAAAAAGATATTTCAAACTTAGAAAGAGGTAAAAACATTATGGCCTATTTAGAACAGATTGAAGTCAAGCTTGTTGAAACTAAACCCATGCCCATTTTATCCATAAGGAAAAAAATGAATGTCAAGGATTCGCAAAAATATATTATGGAGCTGATGAAAACCGTTCAGGATAAAGGGCTCACGCTTACCGCCGGCCCCATGAGCATTTTTCACGATGAGGTTTATGATCCTGAAAACTACGATATGGAGGACGCTGTCGCCATCAGGGAGGCGGAGGAAAGCACCCGTATTTTGGAGGGTGGCTTCTGTGTCATGTCCGTTTTAAAGGGCGCTTATACCGAATTGCCTTCTGTTTACGCAAAAATAAGAGAATGGATTGAGGAAGAAGGCTACACTGTTTCGGGAGCCCCCTATGAGATTTACCAGACCGATCCAACGCAGGTTCTGCCTGAAGAGAATATTACAGAGATTTATGTCCCGGTAAAAAAATAA
- a CDS encoding DUF6951 family protein gives MTTLKLNAGPCGFNTVIKAETEKPYKVKVTVESECPHYKAVNDDLAEPLDALGICCKEKYDSNTVYKIFAKHMKHPACPVAVGVIKAMEAEAGLALKTDIEMKFE, from the coding sequence ATGACAACCCTGAAATTGAATGCCGGCCCCTGTGGCTTTAACACAGTCATCAAGGCTGAAACCGAAAAGCCATACAAGGTTAAGGTGACTGTTGAATCGGAATGCCCTCATTACAAGGCTGTAAATGATGATCTGGCAGAACCGTTGGATGCTCTTGGAATCTGCTGTAAGGAAAAATATGACAGCAACACCGTTTATAAGATCTTCGCGAAGCATATGAAGCATCCAGCCTGTCCGGTGGCCGTTGGGGTGATCAAGGCCATGGAAGCTGAAGCAGGATTGGCCTTAAAAACCGATATTGAAATGAAGTTTGAATAA
- a CDS encoding phosphate ABC transporter substrate-binding protein, translating to MGLKKRLAGLSMALVVGTFAFAGCSGGGDSTGSSSAAISGEINGGGSTSVQKIIEAAGDEFAAQNPDVKFTYSGTGSSDGIKGATEGTYAFGCASRELKDEEKSGLTELVFAYDGIAMITHPSNPVTNLSSADLTKIYTGEITNWSQVGGNDAPIVVVSREDGSGTRSAVEELLKFEDKLKPDATIKEGNGNVQSTVAGNENAIGYVSLTFVDNTVKKVNVDNVEATVDNVVNKSYPVSRPFLAVYKTDSLNNQTKAFLDFLMTDEGQAIVEKEGGIKVALEQ from the coding sequence ATGGGATTAAAGAAACGTTTAGCAGGTCTGTCCATGGCCTTGGTTGTCGGAACATTTGCATTTGCAGGATGCAGCGGCGGAGGAGACAGTACGGGCAGCTCCTCAGCGGCCATTTCCGGTGAAATCAACGGCGGAGGCTCCACCTCAGTCCAGAAGATCATCGAAGCGGCGGGCGATGAGTTTGCAGCTCAGAATCCGGATGTCAAATTTACATACAGCGGTACCGGCTCATCTGACGGTATTAAGGGAGCAACGGAAGGCACCTACGCTTTTGGCTGTGCTTCAAGAGAATTAAAGGATGAAGAGAAATCTGGCTTGACGGAGCTTGTTTTTGCCTATGACGGCATTGCCATGATCACACATCCATCCAATCCGGTTACCAACCTCAGCTCAGCGGACTTGACAAAGATTTATACTGGTGAAATCACAAACTGGAGCCAGGTCGGCGGTAACGATGCGCCCATCGTCGTCGTATCCAGAGAAGATGGCTCCGGCACCCGTTCAGCCGTCGAAGAGCTGCTGAAATTTGAGGATAAACTAAAACCAGACGCCACCATCAAAGAAGGCAACGGTAATGTACAGTCTACAGTCGCTGGAAATGAAAATGCTATTGGCTATGTATCCTTAACCTTTGTGGACAACACCGTTAAAAAAGTAAATGTTGACAATGTTGAAGCAACCGTCGATAATGTCGTAAATAAAAGCTATCCGGTATCCAGACCGTTCCTGGCAGTTTACAAGACAGACAGCCTGAACAATCAGACAAAAGCTTTCTTAGATTTCTTGATGACCGATGAAGGACAGGCCATTGTTGAGAAAGAAGGCGGTATCAAGGTTGCGCTTGAACAGTAA
- a CDS encoding alpha/beta fold hydrolase, with product MKKIFIHGSGHKSTSWDETISYMENKKDILCPNLFSILNGTKASYQNLYSLFTEYCNNNDGQINLCGISLGGILALNYTLDFPHKVKSLVLIGTPHKIPKVMFSIQNIVFRFLPKSIFENMAFNKKDTFILGNSMKDLDFSKNVKSIKCPTLVICGKKDSANIKSAYYLSENIQNAKLKIISNTGHVVNEENPIILANILNEYYNENK from the coding sequence ATGAAAAAGATTTTTATACACGGTTCGGGACATAAATCAACAAGCTGGGATGAAACAATTTCATATATGGAAAACAAAAAAGATATTTTGTGTCCGAATTTATTTTCTATTCTTAACGGAACAAAAGCGAGTTATCAAAATTTATATTCTTTATTCACAGAATATTGTAATAATAATGATGGACAAATAAACTTATGTGGTATTTCGTTAGGTGGTATATTAGCATTAAATTATACTTTAGATTTCCCACATAAAGTAAAATCTTTAGTTTTAATTGGTACTCCACATAAAATTCCTAAAGTAATGTTTAGTATTCAAAATATAGTTTTTAGATTTTTGCCAAAATCAATATTTGAGAATATGGCATTTAATAAAAAAGACACTTTTATTTTGGGGAACTCTATGAAAGATTTAGATTTCAGTAAAAATGTAAAAAGTATAAAATGTCCTACTCTTGTGATTTGTGGGAAAAAAGATAGTGCTAACATTAAATCTGCATATTATTTATCTGAAAATATTCAAAATGCTAAATTAAAAATAATTAGTAATACTGGACATGTTGTGAATGAAGAAAATCCTATAATTCTAGCAAATATATTAAATGAATATTATAACGAAAATAAATAG
- a CDS encoding methylenetetrahydrofolate reductase, whose translation MTIPEIMKNRMSFSFEVFPPKEEQPLEPLLDTLDHLYAFKPDFISCTYGAGGTNAGRNVEICKAIKDSGATIPITHFTCIGNSKDKIRDELRNYLSLGVDHILALRGDFPKGSASTGGDFDYANELIAFIKEAFPEFSIAMAGDPEKHFEASSFDEDIAHLRIKQDAGADFIMTQLCHDVAHYEWWVEKIRKAHITLPIDVGIMPVLAKDPTIRMAVSNGSSIPRDLAEIIARYGDNPKDFKKAGVEYTVKQIHRFISAGIDGLHIYSLNKWADISEIVRAAGIR comes from the coding sequence ATGACAATACCAGAAATCATGAAGAATCGGATGAGTTTTTCTTTTGAGGTTTTTCCGCCAAAGGAGGAACAGCCGCTTGAGCCGCTGCTTGACACACTTGATCATCTCTACGCGTTCAAGCCGGATTTTATCAGCTGTACCTATGGCGCCGGCGGAACCAATGCGGGCAGAAATGTGGAAATTTGCAAGGCCATTAAGGACAGTGGCGCAACGATCCCCATCACCCATTTTACCTGTATTGGGAATTCCAAAGATAAAATCCGTGATGAACTCAGAAACTACCTGTCACTGGGCGTAGATCATATTCTGGCGCTGCGGGGCGACTTTCCAAAGGGCAGTGCTTCGACGGGCGGAGATTTTGATTATGCCAACGAGCTGATCGCTTTTATAAAAGAAGCGTTTCCAGAGTTCAGCATTGCCATGGCTGGGGACCCGGAAAAGCATTTTGAGGCCAGCAGCTTTGACGAGGATATTGCCCATCTGCGCATAAAGCAGGATGCCGGCGCTGATTTTATTATGACACAGCTCTGCCACGATGTTGCCCACTATGAATGGTGGGTCGAAAAAATCCGGAAAGCGCATATCACATTGCCGATTGATGTGGGTATTATGCCCGTTCTGGCTAAAGACCCGACCATCCGCATGGCGGTATCCAACGGCAGCTCCATTCCAAGAGACCTGGCTGAAATTATTGCACGCTATGGCGATAATCCAAAAGATTTTAAAAAGGCCGGCGTGGAGTATACCGTCAAACAGATCCACCGCTTTATAAGCGCCGGAATCGACGGGCTGCACATCTACTCCCTTAACAAATGGGCGGACATTTCCGAGATTGTCCGTGCTGCCGGTATCCGTTGA
- a CDS encoding TOBE domain-containing protein yields the protein MKLSARNQLAGKVVSIKEGVVNGIVVLDIGGGNQISSTISMDSIRELGLQVGSDAYAVIKATSVMIGIDD from the coding sequence ATGAAATTAAGTGCTCGCAACCAATTGGCCGGAAAGGTCGTCTCGATTAAAGAAGGCGTCGTAAACGGCATTGTTGTTTTAGACATCGGCGGTGGAAACCAGATTTCCTCCACCATCTCCATGGATTCTATCAGAGAGCTGGGCTTGCAGGTAGGTTCGGACGCCTATGCGGTGATCAAAGCGACCTCTGTCATGATCGGCATTGATGACTAA
- a CDS encoding DUF6485 family protein, translating to MSCNTCQTPETVEERICRRDKNEQGCTCTEFGCKQHGYCCECIAKHRGRGQIPGCLFSEEGEKLHDRSLEAFLEDVKRRQQA from the coding sequence ATGAGCTGCAACACATGTCAAACACCCGAAACTGTTGAAGAGCGGATCTGCCGGAGGGATAAAAATGAGCAGGGCTGTACCTGTACTGAATTTGGCTGTAAACAGCATGGCTACTGCTGTGAATGTATCGCCAAGCATCGGGGACGGGGGCAGATACCAGGCTGCCTGTTTTCCGAAGAAGGAGAAAAGCTCCATGACAGAAGCCTAGAAGCTTTTTTAGAGGATGTTAAAAGAAGGCAGCAGGCTTAG
- a CDS encoding glutamine--tRNA ligase/YqeY domain fusion protein, with the protein METNEKTNFIINAIDEDNKNHVYTNERVHTRFPPEPNGYLHIGHAKASLLNYRVAKKYNGKFNLRFDDTNPVKEDIEYVNSIKEDLSWLGIDWEDRLYFASSYFSKMADYAVELIKKGLAFVDDLNADQIREYRGTLKEPGKESPYRNRSVSENLELFEKMKAGEFEEGVKVLRAKIDMGSPNMNMRDPVIYRILHTKHPNTDEDWYIYPMYDFAHPVEDAIEGITHSLCTLEFEDHRPFYDWVLANLDDFKAEHPRQIEFAKLNLSGTIMGKRYLKRLVDEGIVDGWDDPRLATISGMRRRGYTPEAIQAFCEEIGVAKANSTVDIAMLEHFIRDDLKLKAPRVNAVLDPLKVTITNYPEDQIEWLEIETNLDVPEMGMHKMPFGREIYVEKSDFMEVPVKKYFRLFPGNEVRLRGAYFITCNEVVKDADGEVIELKCTYDPETKSGSGFTGRKVKGTIHWVSAAEGKQVEVHMLNPLLKDEEGFDADTFLDKINPDSLQKITAWVEPRVMEAAPYDKFQFVRQGYFSVDPKYSTAENPVFNQVVPLKSSWRPGK; encoded by the coding sequence ATGGAGACAAACGAAAAAACCAATTTTATTATCAACGCCATTGATGAGGATAACAAAAACCATGTGTATACCAACGAGCGTGTGCATACGCGTTTTCCGCCCGAACCCAATGGCTATTTACATATCGGCCACGCCAAGGCCTCTTTGCTGAACTACCGCGTTGCCAAAAAGTACAACGGAAAGTTCAACCTGCGTTTTGACGATACCAACCCGGTCAAGGAAGACATTGAGTACGTCAACTCGATCAAGGAGGATTTATCCTGGCTGGGCATTGACTGGGAGGACCGCCTCTACTTTGCATCCAGCTATTTTTCCAAAATGGCGGATTACGCGGTGGAGCTCATTAAAAAGGGGCTGGCCTTTGTGGACGACCTGAATGCCGACCAGATCCGTGAGTACCGGGGCACCCTCAAGGAGCCTGGCAAAGAGAGCCCTTACCGCAACCGCTCTGTATCCGAAAACCTCGAGCTTTTTGAAAAAATGAAGGCCGGCGAATTTGAAGAGGGCGTCAAGGTGCTCCGCGCTAAAATCGACATGGGCAGCCCGAATATGAACATGCGGGACCCGGTCATTTACCGCATCCTGCACACCAAGCACCCCAACACCGATGAGGACTGGTACATCTACCCCATGTACGACTTTGCCCATCCGGTGGAGGACGCCATCGAGGGCATCACCCATTCCCTGTGCACCCTGGAGTTTGAAGACCACCGTCCTTTCTACGACTGGGTTCTGGCCAACCTGGACGATTTTAAGGCTGAGCACCCCCGCCAGATCGAGTTCGCCAAGCTGAACCTGTCCGGCACCATCATGGGCAAGCGCTACCTGAAAAGGCTGGTGGACGAGGGCATCGTGGACGGCTGGGACGACCCGAGGCTGGCGACCATCTCCGGTATGCGCCGCCGTGGCTACACCCCGGAGGCCATCCAGGCCTTCTGTGAGGAAATCGGTGTGGCCAAGGCCAACTCCACTGTGGACATCGCCATGCTGGAGCATTTTATTCGCGACGACCTGAAGCTGAAGGCGCCGCGTGTCAACGCTGTGCTCGACCCTCTCAAGGTCACCATTACCAATTATCCCGAGGATCAGATCGAATGGCTTGAAATTGAAACCAACCTGGATGTACCGGAAATGGGTATGCACAAAATGCCCTTTGGCCGTGAAATCTATGTCGAAAAATCCGACTTTATGGAGGTTCCGGTCAAGAAATACTTCCGCCTCTTCCCGGGCAACGAGGTCCGCCTGAGAGGCGCATACTTCATTACCTGCAATGAGGTGGTTAAGGATGCAGACGGCGAGGTCATCGAGCTGAAATGCACCTATGACCCGGAGACAAAATCCGGCTCTGGTTTTACAGGCCGCAAGGTCAAGGGAACCATCCACTGGGTATCTGCCGCCGAAGGGAAACAGGTCGAAGTCCACATGCTGAACCCGCTGCTCAAGGACGAAGAAGGCTTTGACGCCGACACCTTCCTCGATAAGATCAACCCGGATTCGCTGCAGAAGATCACCGCCTGGGTCGAACCGCGTGTAATGGAGGCCGCCCCTTACGATAAATTCCAGTTTGTCCGCCAGGGTTATTTCTCCGTGGATCCCAAATATTCAACCGCGGAAAATCCGGTCTTTAACCAGGTGGTGCCGCTCAAGAGTTCCTGGCGTCCCGGCAAATAG
- a CDS encoding phenylacetate--CoA ligase family protein yields the protein MIWSLKETLPREEIREIQFKRLKKTLKHVYKNVPYYRNLFKANKIKPEDIRSLEDLRFLPFTTKEDLRMNYPFGLFAVPKEKIVRYHASSGTTGNPTVVGYTRKDLETWAECIARLVTMGGVTKRDTAHVSFGYGLFTGAFGLHQGLEKVGAGVVPMSSGNTQKQIKIMKDFGATVLIGTPSYALRLAEVAQDMGLDPAVDLNLRVGCFGGEGSTEAMRAKINEAFGLFATENYGMSELIGPGVSGECPALTGMHINEDHFIAEIIDPVTLEVLPEGETGELVITPITKQALPLIRYRTKDITHLDYTTCACGRTTARMAKIEGRTDDMLIISGVNVFPSQIEEVLLSIDGIGSNYLITVSKKGYLDKIEIDVEVVDHDLLDSVTKLEALYTEIKTKLHTILGIHPTIHLVEPKSLKRSEGKAQRVLDLRGEK from the coding sequence ATGATTTGGTCACTGAAAGAAACCCTGCCCCGTGAAGAAATCCGTGAAATTCAATTCAAACGTCTGAAAAAAACACTTAAGCACGTGTACAAAAATGTGCCCTACTACCGAAACCTGTTTAAGGCCAATAAAATCAAGCCTGAGGATATCCGCTCTCTGGAGGATCTGCGTTTCCTCCCCTTCACCACCAAGGAGGACCTGCGGATGAACTATCCCTTTGGCCTGTTCGCGGTGCCTAAGGAAAAAATCGTGCGCTACCACGCGTCCTCCGGTACCACCGGCAACCCCACCGTGGTGGGCTACACCAGGAAGGATCTTGAAACTTGGGCCGAATGTATCGCCCGCCTGGTTACCATGGGCGGCGTGACAAAACGGGATACTGCCCATGTATCCTTTGGCTACGGCCTGTTCACCGGCGCTTTTGGCCTGCACCAGGGCCTTGAAAAGGTTGGGGCCGGGGTTGTGCCCATGTCCAGCGGCAATACCCAGAAGCAGATAAAAATCATGAAGGATTTTGGCGCCACCGTCCTCATCGGCACGCCATCCTACGCGCTGCGCCTGGCCGAGGTGGCCCAGGATATGGGCCTGGATCCGGCAGTGGATTTAAACCTGCGGGTCGGCTGTTTTGGCGGCGAGGGCTCCACCGAGGCCATGCGCGCCAAGATCAACGAGGCCTTTGGCCTGTTCGCCACTGAAAACTACGGGATGAGCGAGCTCATCGGGCCCGGTGTCTCCGGCGAGTGCCCTGCGCTCACCGGCATGCACATCAATGAGGATCATTTTATCGCGGAAATCATTGACCCGGTCACCCTGGAGGTACTGCCAGAGGGCGAAACCGGCGAGCTGGTCATCACCCCCATCACCAAGCAGGCTCTGCCGCTGATCCGTTACCGCACCAAGGATATCACCCATCTCGACTACACCACCTGTGCCTGTGGCCGCACCACGGCCCGCATGGCTAAAATCGAAGGCCGTACCGACGATATGCTCATCATCAGCGGCGTCAATGTCTTCCCGTCTCAGATTGAGGAAGTGCTGCTGAGCATTGACGGCATTGGCTCCAACTATCTGATTACCGTGAGCAAGAAGGGGTATCTGGATAAAATCGAGATTGATGTGGAGGTGGTCGACCACGACCTGCTGGATTCGGTGACCAAGCTGGAAGCGCTTTACACCGAAATCAAGACCAAGCTGCACACCATTCTGGGAATCCACCCAACCATCCACCTCGTTGAACCCAAGAGCTTAAAACGTTCCGAAGGAAAGGCCCAGCGTGTCCTTGACCTTCGGGGCGAAAAATAA
- a CDS encoding amino acid-binding protein yields the protein MLIKQLSIFIENKKGHLASITKVICDAGIDIRAISVFDSSEFGILRLVVNEPYKAAELLKEAGHVAKMTDVLAVEPEDRIGAMYRIFDTLSDNDINVEYVYSFVMRNQGAMPLVMMKTSDQEKALEVLKSSGVIVLPKEEVYQVD from the coding sequence ATGTTAATTAAACAATTATCCATTTTTATCGAAAACAAAAAAGGACACCTCGCCAGCATCACCAAGGTGATCTGTGACGCCGGAATTGATATCCGGGCCATCTCGGTTTTTGACAGCTCCGAGTTCGGCATTCTCCGTCTGGTTGTCAACGAGCCCTACAAAGCCGCCGAGCTTTTGAAGGAAGCCGGCCATGTGGCCAAAATGACCGATGTGCTGGCCGTTGAGCCTGAGGACCGTATCGGAGCCATGTACCGCATTTTTGACACCCTGTCCGATAATGACATCAATGTGGAATACGTCTATTCCTTTGTCATGCGCAATCAGGGCGCCATGCCGCTGGTCATGATGAAAACCAGCGATCAGGAAAAAGCCCTTGAGGTGCTCAAAAGCTCTGGCGTCATCGTCCTGCCAAAGGAAGAGGTGTATCAGGTCGACTAA
- a CDS encoding pyridoxamine 5'-phosphate oxidase family protein, whose translation MKIQEDIKKVIEGSAFVVIDTVGENNLPHPIIAGKGEVGDETITFGIYKMEVTQKNLLSNPKAWVLAATMDGGPKGYRLEGTAKAEDKQLIFTPEKAEELL comes from the coding sequence ATGAAAATCCAGGAAGACATCAAAAAAGTAATTGAAGGTTCAGCGTTTGTAGTGATTGATACAGTGGGGGAAAACAATCTTCCGCATCCGATTATCGCAGGTAAAGGGGAGGTTGGCGACGAGACCATCACCTTTGGGATTTACAAAATGGAAGTGACGCAGAAAAACCTGCTGAGCAACCCGAAAGCCTGGGTGCTGGCAGCGACCATGGACGGCGGCCCCAAGGGCTACCGCCTCGAGGGAACCGCTAAGGCAGAGGATAAACAGCTTATTTTTACACCTGAAAAGGCCGAGGAATTGCTGTAA
- a CDS encoding winged helix-turn-helix transcriptional regulator produces the protein MSTPETLKKQTCTSHCPCGTYCPLSAALSLIGGKWKIPIICALKQDGPTRYNELKRKITGITNTMLASSLKELESNGLICRRQYDEMPVRVEYSLAGPAEDLIPVLSQFALWGKQMHDQAAPAARE, from the coding sequence ATGAGCACTCCTGAAACACTTAAAAAACAAACCTGTACCAGCCACTGCCCCTGCGGCACTTACTGCCCCTTATCGGCGGCCCTGAGCCTCATCGGCGGCAAGTGGAAAATCCCGATTATCTGCGCCCTGAAGCAGGACGGCCCCACACGCTACAACGAGCTGAAGCGAAAGATCACGGGCATTACCAACACCATGCTCGCCAGCTCTCTGAAGGAGCTGGAAAGCAATGGGCTGATCTGCCGCAGGCAGTATGATGAAATGCCGGTCCGGGTAGAATACAGTCTGGCCGGGCCGGCTGAGGACCTGATCCCGGTTCTGTCCCAATTTGCGCTGTGGGGAAAGCAGATGCACGATCAGGCCGCTCCCGCTGCACGCGAATAA
- a CDS encoding helix-turn-helix domain-containing protein, translating to MNGGETKTRDLKEALHAYEKEILLTVLHENCYNISKSARVLGISRQNLQHKIKRHHIAVAHGTAGSTQG from the coding sequence ATGAATGGCGGAGAAACAAAAACACGCGACCTGAAGGAAGCCCTCCATGCCTATGAAAAAGAAATCCTGCTCACGGTGCTTCATGAGAACTGTTACAATATTTCTAAAAGCGCCAGAGTTTTAGGCATTTCCAGACAGAACCTGCAGCATAAGATAAAGCGCCACCACATCGCGGTGGCGCATGGAACGGCAGGCAGTACGCAGGGCTGA
- a CDS encoding MFS transporter yields MTERRRELIYVCCLTGFITITFAFGRYIFSMITPNIVKELGIDYEFVGRINAFHQGAYLLFSLLGGLLCSVVSARHLISGSVVLCGVSVTLLAFVNNPWVLLGVVTLQGIFAATSWIPMVAFVAENIQEKNRGKSLGIISSGTSFGLILNGVLIPWLLENGDGHTVWLVFGVISLLLGAVGIYAITALEKNSAGRAKQRGVDRVPGLLRG; encoded by the coding sequence ATGACTGAAAGACGCAGAGAGCTCATTTATGTCTGCTGCCTGACAGGCTTTATCACGATTACCTTTGCTTTTGGAAGATATATTTTTTCGATGATTACCCCTAATATTGTAAAAGAGCTGGGAATTGACTATGAATTTGTCGGCCGGATTAACGCCTTTCATCAGGGCGCCTATCTGCTGTTTTCTCTGCTTGGCGGGCTGCTCTGCAGCGTGGTCAGCGCCAGGCATCTGATTTCAGGCTCGGTTGTGCTTTGCGGGGTCAGCGTCACACTGCTGGCCTTTGTGAATAACCCCTGGGTGCTGCTCGGGGTGGTCACCCTTCAGGGAATTTTTGCCGCCACCTCGTGGATCCCCATGGTGGCCTTTGTGGCAGAAAACATCCAGGAGAAGAACCGGGGAAAGAGTCTGGGCATTATCTCCAGCGGAACCTCCTTTGGTTTGATTTTAAACGGTGTGCTTATCCCGTGGCTTCTTGAAAACGGTGACGGACACACGGTGTGGCTGGTCTTTGGCGTTATCAGCCTGCTCCTCGGAGCTGTGGGAATTTATGCCATCACCGCGCTTGAAAAAAACAGCGCGGGCAGAGCGAAACAGCGCGGCGTCGACAGGGTGCCGGGCCTGCTGCGGGGGTAG